The Thermoanaerobaculia bacterium genome includes a window with the following:
- a CDS encoding 2OG-Fe(II) oxygenase produces the protein MSPTGAAADRSIRSRLAALDWRALARALDSEGHARSGAPILSPRECAQLAALYERERLFRSRIDMARHRFGEGEYKYFKRPLPKIVERLREELYLRLSPIANAWMEAFGEERRFPPRLAMFLAECAAAGQTKPTPLMLRYQAGGYNRLHQDLYGEKAFPLQAMIPLSRPGTDYAGGEFLLVEQRPRAQSVGTAIVPARGELVVFPNRFRPVRGTRGWYRATVRHGASRVRAGERFALAIIFHDAA, from the coding sequence ATGTCGCCGACCGGAGCCGCCGCCGATCGTTCGATCCGCTCCCGGCTCGCCGCTCTCGACTGGAGGGCTCTCGCCCGCGCCCTCGATTCCGAGGGCCACGCTCGGAGCGGCGCCCCGATCCTCTCCCCCCGCGAATGCGCCCAGCTCGCCGCGCTCTACGAACGAGAACGGCTCTTCCGGAGCCGGATCGACATGGCCCGTCACCGTTTCGGGGAGGGCGAGTACAAGTATTTCAAGCGGCCGCTCCCGAAGATCGTCGAGCGACTTCGAGAAGAGCTCTATCTCCGCCTCTCGCCGATCGCCAACGCCTGGATGGAAGCGTTCGGCGAGGAACGTCGGTTCCCGCCGCGGCTCGCCATGTTTCTCGCCGAGTGCGCGGCGGCGGGCCAGACCAAACCCACGCCGCTCATGCTCCGATACCAGGCCGGCGGCTACAACCGTCTTCACCAGGACCTCTACGGCGAGAAAGCCTTTCCGCTGCAGGCGATGATCCCGCTTTCCCGGCCGGGAACCGACTATGCCGGAGGAGAGTTCCTGCTCGTCGAACAGCGCCCCCGCGCCCAGTCCGTCGGAACCGCCATCGTGCCCGCCCGGGGCGAGCTCGTCGTCTTCCCGAACCGGTTTCGTCCGGTCCGAGGCACGCGCGGCTGGTACCGGGCCACCGTCCGTCACGGCGCGAGCCGCGTTCGCGCCGGCGAGCGATTCGCGCTCGCGATCATCTTTCACGATGCGGCGTGA